From Zingiber officinale cultivar Zhangliang chromosome 5B, Zo_v1.1, whole genome shotgun sequence, the proteins below share one genomic window:
- the LOC121987735 gene encoding pectinesterase 3-like, translating to MAMDAIEFFKGYGRVNETVDKRLRSATRRRLILVVASAAALLLVFLVAVPIAVSKRGRSPSPESVADSIRAMCNVTRYPASCFSSVSAANGANLTTDPEELFGVSLAVAMDALAAASAAASEFAPPSKDRRLAAALRDCRELLGGAIDRINDSIALMRPAAGEATLNASEIEDLRTWLSAAVTNQDTCLEGFEGTTGGFLGKMEAAMANATEYTSNSLAIATGILGAMEKSRFPLHRRRLLYAGGGREWMRRALQEKGKPKPNVTVAADGSGQVRSIKEAVDLAPRRSEEAFVIYIKAGVYKEQVVVGKDQWNVVMFGDGMDKTVVEGNLNFVGGTPTFSTATFIAEGKGFVAMTMGFKNSAGPEKHQAVALRSSSDRSVFFRCGFDSFQGSLYAHSLRQFYRECHIAGTVDIIFGNAAATFQACLIRPKQALLHQENTVTAQGKSDPNQNTGFALQACSIQRLDSDVTVPSYLGRPRKDYSTTVVMQSEIGSVIDPAGWLSWVVGEEPPNTIKYGEYQNNGAGSSVAGRVHWPGYSPAMSEAEANRYTVEALISGGDWIPATGVQFQSNLG from the exons ATGGCTATGGATGCCATCGAGTTCTTCAAAGGCTACGGCCGAGTGAACGAGACCGTCGACAAGCGCTTGCGCAGCGCCACACGGAGGCGCCTCATTCTCGTCGTTGCCTCCGCCGCCGCCCTCCTCCTGGTCTTCTTAGTCGCCGTTCCCATCGCCGTGAGCAAGCGCGGCCGCTCTCCCTCACCGGAGAGTGTCGCCGATTCCATCAGGGCCATGTGCAACGTCACGCGCTACCCGGCCTCGTGCTTCTCCAGTGTCTCCGCCGCAAATGGGGCGAACCTCACCACCGACCCTGAGGAGCTCTTCGGCGTCTCCCTTGCCGTCGCCATGGACGCCCTGGCGGCCGCCTCCGCCGCGGCGTCCGAATTCGCGCCGCCGAGTAAGGATCGGCGCCTCGCTGCGGCGCTGCGCGACTGCAGGGAGCTTCTCGGCGGCGCGATCGACCGGATTAACGACTCGATCGCGTTGATGCGGCCGGCGGCGGGAGAGGCGACGCTGAACGCGTCCGAGATCGAGGATCTGAGGACGTGGCTGAGCGCGGCGGTGACGAATCAAGACACGTGCCTGGAAGGGTTCGAGGGCACCACGGGCGGGTTCCTGGGCAAGATGGAGGCGGCGATGGCGAACGCGACGGAGTACACGAGCAATAGCTTGGCGATCGCGACGGGGATTTTGGGGGCAATGGAAAAGTCGAGGTTTCCCCTGCACAGGAGGCGGCTTTTGTATGCGGGAGGAGGGAGGGAGTGGATGCGTAGGGCGCTTCAGGAAAAAGGGAAGCCAAAGCCCAACGTGACGGTGGCGGCCGACGGAAGCGGGCAGGTGAGAAGCATCAAGGAGGCGGTGGATCTGGCGCCGCGGAGGAGCGAGGAGGCCTTCGTGATCTACATCAAGGCAGGAGTGTACAAGGAGCAGGTGGTGGTGGGCAAGGACCAGTGGAACGTCGTCATGTTCGGCGACGGCATGGACAAGACGGTGGTGGAGGGAAATTTGAACTTCGTCGGCGGCACTCCCACCTTCTCCACCGCAACCTTCA TTGCCGAGGGGAAGGGCTTCGTCGCCATGACCATGGGCTTCAAGAACTCTGCCGGGCCGGAGAAGCACCAGGCGGTGGCGCTCCGCTCCAGCTCTGATCGCTCCGTCTTCTTCCGCTGCGGCTTCGACAGTTTCCAGGGCAGCCTCTACGCGCACTCCCTTCGTCAATTCTACCGCGAGTGCCACATCGCCGGCACAGTCGACATCATCTTCGGCAACGCCGCCGCCACGTTCCAGGCCTGCCTAATCCGGCCCAAGCAGGCGCTCCTGCACCAGGAGAACACCGTGACTGCCCAGGGCAAGTCCGACCCCAACCAGAACACAGGCTTCGCCCTCCAGGCCTGCTCCATCCAACGGCTCGACTCCGACGTAACAGTGCCGAGCTACCTCGGACGGCCGCGGAAGGACTACTCCACCACCGTGGTCATGCAATCGGAGATCGGGTCGGTGATCGACCCAGCGGGGTGGCTCTCGTGGGTGGTCGGCGAGGAGCCACCGAACACGATCAAGTACGGCGAGTACCAGAACAATGGGGCGGGGTCGAGCGTCGCAGGCCGAGTCCATTGGCCGGGATACAGCCCGGCGATGAGTGAGGCGGAGGCGAACCGGTACACGGTGGAAGCGTTGATCAGCGGCGGGGATTGGATTCCGGCCACTGGTGTGCAATTCCAATCAAACCTTGGATAG